The following coding sequences are from one Deltaproteobacteria bacterium window:
- a CDS encoding glycosyltransferase, whose amino-acid sequence MSSQPMISLVIPVYNEEKNLHALMERIRPVMQNMGKPYEIILIDDGSRDDSLSILKSFSTQPEVKVVELVRNYGQHAAILAGFSIVRGDITITLDADLQNPPEEIPKLVKEMEDGNYDVVGTIRKSRKDSLFRILPSKLINIVTRRITKVRMTDWGCMLRAYRRPVVERMIACHEHATFIPALATFFGKRVTEIEVAHEERYGGKTNYSLRKLINLQFDLISSFSDLPMKLLMYGGIGMALGGVCFGILLAVARLLYGALWAAQGVFTLFAILFVFVGLQFFAFGIIGEYIGRIYREVRKRPEYVIEKVHSSENAKDMQ is encoded by the coding sequence ATGAGTTCACAACCGATGATTTCTTTGGTCATTCCAGTCTATAATGAGGAAAAGAACCTGCATGCATTGATGGAACGTATCCGGCCGGTCATGCAAAACATGGGCAAGCCCTATGAGATAATTCTGATCGATGACGGGAGCCGGGATGATTCTCTCTCGATATTGAAAAGCTTCAGCACCCAGCCCGAGGTGAAAGTTGTAGAGCTTGTGCGAAATTACGGACAACATGCGGCGATCCTCGCCGGGTTTTCAATCGTCAGGGGCGATATCACAATCACGTTAGATGCGGATCTTCAGAACCCTCCGGAAGAGATACCGAAGCTTGTGAAGGAGATGGAAGACGGCAACTACGATGTAGTAGGTACGATAAGAAAAAGTCGCAAGGACTCCCTATTCAGGATACTGCCCTCGAAGCTTATAAATATCGTTACAAGAAGGATCACGAAGGTCAGGATGACCGACTGGGGATGCATGCTGCGGGCCTACCGGCGCCCTGTAGTCGAGCGCATGATTGCCTGTCACGAGCACGCAACATTCATCCCTGCGTTGGCGACCTTTTTCGGGAAGCGTGTGACGGAAATTGAGGTTGCCCATGAAGAACGATATGGGGGAAAAACGAACTATTCCTTGCGAAAACTCATCAATCTTCAGTTTGACCTCATCTCATCATTCTCTGATCTTCCCATGAAGCTCCTCATGTATGGAGGCATCGGGATGGCTTTGGGGGGTGTTTGCTTCGGTATCTTGCTTGCTGTTGCCAGACTGTTGTATGGCGCCCTGTGGGCTGCTCAGGGTGTTTTTACACTCTTTGCGATTTTGTTTGTTTTTGTGGGCCTGCAGTTTTTTGCCTTTGGCATCATAGGGGAATATATTGGCCGGATTTACAGAGAAGTGAGAAAGAGACCGGAGTACGTTATCGAAAAGGTCCATTCGTCGGAGAATGCAAAGGATATGCAGTGA
- a CDS encoding formyltransferase — translation MRAVVFAYHNMGICGLEALQRAGFTIAAIFSHKDDPGENCWFDSVVEWAKKNHIDVFCPDNVNVPEWIRQVSRLAPDVIFSFYYRSMLSRDILTIPASGAYNLHGSLLPAYRGRVPVNWVLVNGEKRTGVTLHHMIEKPDAGDIVGQKVITIEFNDTARTLYDKLCMTAGTLLEEVLPLIKEGKAPRIPQDLTQGSYFGGRRPEDGRINWSWPAMRIYNLIRAVTGPYPGAFAFLPGGEKILIWWALPEEDGVHDHLPGQIEVENSYVFVRTGEGRVKLVDIETAGSRMKNDLIFHYFKGKEGLVLT, via the coding sequence GTGAGGGCCGTTGTATTTGCTTACCATAATATGGGTATTTGCGGACTTGAAGCCCTGCAACGCGCGGGTTTTACGATAGCAGCCATTTTTTCCCATAAAGACGACCCCGGAGAAAATTGCTGGTTCGATTCGGTTGTCGAATGGGCGAAGAAGAATCATATCGATGTATTCTGCCCGGATAATGTGAACGTACCTGAGTGGATTCGACAAGTTTCCCGTCTTGCTCCCGATGTGATCTTTTCCTTTTATTACCGGAGTATGCTCAGTCGGGATATCTTAACCATACCAGCATCAGGGGCATACAATCTTCATGGCTCGCTTCTGCCTGCCTATCGGGGAAGAGTTCCGGTAAATTGGGTGCTCGTGAATGGGGAGAAACGGACGGGGGTTACACTCCACCATATGATCGAAAAGCCGGATGCAGGCGATATTGTTGGGCAGAAAGTCATTACCATAGAGTTTAATGACACAGCCCGGACCCTGTATGACAAGCTCTGCATGACTGCCGGCACATTGCTCGAGGAAGTCCTCCCCCTTATCAAAGAAGGAAAAGCCCCGCGGATTCCGCAGGATCTGACACAAGGGAGCTATTTCGGCGGGCGCAGACCGGAAGATGGACGCATAAACTGGAGCTGGCCGGCAATGAGAATTTATAATCTCATCCGGGCGGTAACCGGGCCCTATCCGGGTGCATTTGCCTTTTTGCCCGGTGGTGAAAAAATATTGATCTGGTGGGCGCTTCCCGAAGAAGATGGTGTTCACGATCATCTTCCCGGACAGATAGAGGTTGAGAACAGTTATGTTTTTGTCAGAACGGGTGAGGGGCGGGTAAAACTTGTTGATATCGAAAC